Part of the Devosia sp. SL43 genome, CTGATGATGCTGGCGCTCGGCCAGATGGCGGTCATCCTGACGCGGTCGATCGACCTGTCCATGGCGTCCAACCTGGCACTGACAGGCATGATCGTCGCCATGGTCAACGCGGCCTTCCCGTGGATCCCAATACCGCTGCTGATGGCCGGCTGTGTCGTCGTCGGCGGCGCGCTGGGCGCGTTCAACGGCATTCTGGTCTGGAAGCTGAACATCCCCCCAATCGTGGTGACGCTGGGCACGCTGACCATATTCCGCGGGCTGGTCTTCGTCATTTCCGGCGGTGCCTGGGTCAACGCGGCGCAAATGAGCCCTGATTTCATCGGCCTGCAGCGCACCATTTTCCTCGGCCTGCCGCTGCTGAGCTGGTTCGCCATCGTGGTGGCTTTGCTGTTCTTCGTGCTGATGACCAGAACGCCGCTGGGCCGGTCGCTCTACGCCATCGGCGTCAACCCGACGGCCTCGGTCTATACCGGCATCAATGTCGGTCGCACCAAGTTCTATGCTTTCGTCATCGCGGGCGCCGTTGCCGGCCTCTGCGGCTACCTGTGGATATCGCGCTACGTCATCGCATCGGTGGAAGTTGCCGGCGGCTATGAGCTGACCATCATCGCTGCTTGTGTGATCGGCGGCGTGTCCATTGCTGGTGGCATCGGCTCGGTGCCCGGCGTGCTGCTTGGCGCGATCTTTCTCGGCGTCATCAACAACGCGCTGCCCGTCATCAATATCAGCCCGTTCTGGCAGATGGCGATTTCGGGAACGGCGATCCTGCTGGCGGTCGTCCTCAATGCGCGCGGCGAACGCCGCAAGGGGCGCATCATCTTGAAGAAAGCGGAGGCGGTTTGATGGAAGGCCAGTATCTTGCCACGCCCTCGTGGTTCGAGGCTCGCGAAGAGCTCGCACCTCACCATGAGGGCTGTTCTGAACTCCATGCTTCAGTAGCCCTCATGGTGAGGCGGGAGCGTAGCGACCCTCGAACCACGGGGGCGTGGCACCCTTGCCTCCCGGATTTCTGTTCATGACCGATACTCCCCTCCACCGCAGGCTCCCCAACCGCCTCGACAATCCGCTCAAATCCGCCGTGTTGAGCTGGGAAAGCCTGCTTGTGCTCGTCGCGGTGGCGATCTTCATCCTCAATTCGTTCGCCTCGCCGTATTTCCTCAACGCCTGGAGCCTGTCCGACCTTACCTTCAACTTCACCGAGAAGGCGCTGATCGCCCTGGCCATGGCCCTGCTGATCATCTCGGGGGAGATCGACCTGTCGGTGGCGGCGATCATCGCGCTGGCGTCGACGCTGATGGGATTTGCGCTGCAGTTTGGCGCCGATACTCCCGCGCTGGTGGCCATCGGCATCGGCACCGGCATCGCCTGCGGTGCCTTCAATGGCTTCCTCGTCACCGGCCTCAAGCTGCCCTCGATCGTGGTGACGATCGGCACGATGAGCCTGTTCCGCGGCATCGCCTTCATCATTCTGGGCGACCAGAGCTTCAAGGGTTACCCCGCCAGCTTCTCCTGGTTCGGCCAGGGCTATGTGTTCTGGGTGATCTCGTTCGAACTGGTGCTCTTCCTCGTCTGTGCCTTGATCTATTGGATACTGCTGCACCGCACCAATTTCGGCCGCCGGGTCTTTGCCATCGGCAATAACGACGTCGCAGCGCAGTTCTCGGGCGTGCGCGTCGACAAGATCAAGTT contains:
- a CDS encoding ABC transporter permease encodes the protein MNRLLKHREIFLALAILLVLVLVTVRFPRFAQPGNLLTIFNDTSILMMLALGQMAVILTRSIDLSMASNLALTGMIVAMVNAAFPWIPIPLLMAGCVVVGGALGAFNGILVWKLNIPPIVVTLGTLTIFRGLVFVISGGAWVNAAQMSPDFIGLQRTIFLGLPLLSWFAIVVALLFFVLMTRTPLGRSLYAIGVNPTASVYTGINVGRTKFYAFVIAGAVAGLCGYLWISRYVIASVEVAGGYELTIIAACVIGGVSIAGGIGSVPGVLLGAIFLGVINNALPVINISPFWQMAISGTAILLAVVLNARGERRKGRIILKKAEAV
- a CDS encoding ABC transporter permease; amino-acid sequence: MTDTPLHRRLPNRLDNPLKSAVLSWESLLVLVAVAIFILNSFASPYFLNAWSLSDLTFNFTEKALIALAMALLIISGEIDLSVAAIIALASTLMGFALQFGADTPALVAIGIGTGIACGAFNGFLVTGLKLPSIVVTIGTMSLFRGIAFIILGDQSFKGYPASFSWFGQGYVFWVISFELVLFLVCALIYWILLHRTNFGRRVFAIGNNDVAAQFSGVRVDKIKFILFCLTGLMSGIAAVLLTARLGSTRPSIAEGFELEAITMVVLGGVSILGGAGSILGVVLAALIVGLVTFGLGLLNVPGIVMTIFTGSMLIVVIALPILFRMWRQRA